ATTATATTGTAATATAAAATCCTATATAAATTTATTGTATACAATTTATGAGAGCAAATACTGCAAAGGAATAAGGAACAACTCAGTTCTTTGGTCAGAccaacatttttattgaaaatttgACAGAACAGGAAGTATCAGAACACACTCCCTGGACGACATCCTTCttaatcctcctcctcatcgtcagctcctccagctccacccTGGCCCTTCTTGGCGTTCTTTCTCTTCACACGGCCTGGGCGTCCACCACCGTATGGAGACCTCAGGGAGAAGTCAATGTGCTTCTGGCTGTCCAGGCGAACCACAAAGGAGGGGATGTTCACCACCTGCTTGCGCACACTgtgaagagatgaagaagagggctttaaaaaaaaacaaaaaacaaaactatcacATATTTTATCCAAATGTATTCATCTTAACAGGCTTGCAGGCTTCATTGACGAGGAATTCTTGACAACACAGAAAATCTGAATATGTTATTTAAATCACCAGCCTGAACACTTATGCGACAGTGTAGTGAATTCTACAATTGCCCGAGGTGCAATCCTACATACCTTACCTGACAACCGTAACACCTCAGCGACACAGTCCAAGCCCTCGGCGGCAGGATTGGCTCTGGGCAATGTCTACTGACAAGGTATACGGTTTTGATACCGAATTGACCTTGCTGAAATGTTTAACTGATCTCAGTGGACAGCATTACAAGCTGATGGTCCTCTGATGGAAGAGGAAGCATTGACTGTCATGAGACGCTCGGACcccttcttttattatttttgcgTTTGTTCCCCAAGAGCCTCAGAGCTTACCGAATGTGCCTCTGGCGGATAAGGACACGGGCATGGTGGATACTCTTGGCAAGTCCGAGTTTGAAGACCTGAGTCTGCAGCCTCCTCTCCAAGAAATCTTCAACCTTCAGACCGAGGATGTAATCGAGCTTCATCTTACCCTCGTCCAGCACACCAATCCTCACCAGACGCCTGAGCAAGGCATTACCTGGAAAACCACACAGGAGCCATTTACAATTCCAAAAACACCAACACATGCAGTGCATTTAACAACTTGACAGTGTTGGCCTCATTGACGAGGAATTCTTGACACCACAGAAACGTCTGACAATTGATAATTAAATCATCGGCCAGTACACTGATCCCACCTGTACATGGTCTTATTGGGCATACCTTCG
This sequence is a window from Scatophagus argus isolate fScaArg1 chromosome 9, fScaArg1.pri, whole genome shotgun sequence. Protein-coding genes within it:
- the rps9 gene encoding 40S ribosomal protein S9: MPVARSWVCRKTYVTPRRPFEKSRLDQELKLIGEYGLRNKREVWRVKFTLAKIRKAARELLTLDEKDPKRLFEGNALLRRLVRIGVLDEGKMKLDYILGLKVEDFLERRLQTQVFKLGLAKSIHHARVLIRQRHIRVRKQVVNIPSFVVRLDSQKHIDFSLRSPYGGGRPGRVKRKNAKKGQGGAGGADDEEED